From Haloarcula sp. CBA1127, a single genomic window includes:
- a CDS encoding DUF368 domain-containing protein, with protein sequence MTTHPDRDSSDLPTIRGSVPPLRAWIRTFLIGLCMGSADGVPGVSGGTIALIAGVYERLIAAITAFTPGRILRFLRALAPVDGGVDIRGAFSELLEVDIWFLLALVAGVATAVVIVSRIVTIASKETPALLFGFFFGLIAASAVVLLRSLTVESPFQVGAGVVGFLIAFFVSGVSTSATAGGSLPLVFFAGMIAVSAMILPGISGSLLLIILGQYTPMTKALKEFVDALIALVTGGPTEDVTTTAVPVVTFIVGGLVGLFTIARVVRRALDYNRRATLAFLVALVVGALRAPVVEVQDKVGFSTDVLIAFVAAGAVGAVFLLVLDWYAVDLDLDKV encoded by the coding sequence ATGACTACCCATCCTGACCGAGACTCGAGCGACCTGCCAACGATTCGGGGCTCGGTGCCGCCGCTCCGTGCGTGGATTCGAACGTTTCTCATCGGCCTCTGTATGGGCAGTGCCGACGGCGTCCCTGGCGTCTCTGGCGGGACGATCGCGCTTATCGCCGGAGTCTACGAGCGACTTATCGCCGCAATTACCGCCTTCACGCCGGGACGGATACTTCGGTTTTTACGCGCACTCGCTCCCGTAGACGGCGGTGTCGACATCCGTGGTGCGTTTTCCGAACTTCTCGAAGTAGATATCTGGTTCCTCCTCGCGCTGGTCGCTGGCGTCGCCACCGCCGTTGTCATCGTGTCGCGAATCGTCACCATCGCCAGCAAGGAGACGCCGGCACTCCTCTTCGGGTTCTTCTTCGGGCTCATCGCCGCCTCAGCGGTAGTGCTACTCCGCAGTCTCACTGTTGAATCCCCGTTCCAGGTCGGGGCCGGCGTCGTTGGCTTTCTGATCGCGTTCTTCGTGTCCGGTGTGTCGACATCCGCCACAGCTGGTGGCAGTCTCCCACTGGTCTTCTTCGCCGGTATGATCGCTGTCAGCGCAATGATTCTGCCCGGCATCTCGGGGTCGCTGTTGCTCATCATCCTCGGCCAGTACACCCCTATGACGAAGGCCCTCAAGGAGTTCGTCGACGCACTCATCGCGCTCGTTACTGGCGGCCCAACCGAAGACGTGACCACGACCGCCGTGCCGGTCGTGACGTTCATTGTCGGCGGGCTCGTCGGGTTGTTCACCATCGCGCGCGTCGTCCGTCGGGCGCTCGATTACAACCGCCGGGCCACGCTGGCCTTCCTCGTCGCGCTCGTCGTCGGTGCGCTGCGCGCCCCCGTCGTGGAAGTGCAGGACAAAGTGGGTTTTTCGACGGATGTGCTCATCGCGTTCGTCGCCGCTGGTGCCGTCGGCGCGGTCTTCCTGCTCGTGCTCGACTGGTACGCCGTCGACCTCGACCTCGATAAGGTCTAA
- a CDS encoding NADH:flavin oxidoreductase/NADH oxidase — MTALFSPLELRETTVPNRVMVSPMCQYSCDARDGLATDWHRTHLGSRAVGGAGLVMTEATAVEARGRISPEDLGIWSHEHAAALEPITEFISEQGSVPGIQMAHAGRKASVERPWDGHDPLQPDDGGWEVVGPSDDPWPYEDDEAPPTTALDQDGIEAVIDSFRTAAERALDAGFEVAEVHTAHGYLLHQFLSPVTNHREDDYGGDFEGRTRLTREVTAAVREVWPDDKPVFVRISATDWLPDCDAWTVEDSVRLSDRLADIGADFIDVSGGGIHPESRPDYAGPNYQLQYAEQIRAETESDIAVGAVGGITTPEQAEAIIANDRADMAIVGREHLRDPYFAMTAAKELDATDEIEGPPQYRRAWGF, encoded by the coding sequence ATGACTGCACTGTTCTCACCGCTAGAACTCCGCGAGACGACAGTCCCGAATCGCGTCATGGTCTCACCGATGTGCCAGTATTCCTGTGACGCCCGCGATGGCCTCGCCACCGACTGGCACCGCACCCACCTCGGCTCCCGTGCCGTTGGCGGCGCGGGGCTGGTCATGACCGAAGCGACCGCCGTCGAAGCTCGCGGTCGCATCTCCCCGGAAGACCTGGGTATCTGGAGCCACGAGCACGCGGCGGCGCTGGAGCCGATTACGGAGTTCATCAGCGAACAGGGCAGCGTACCGGGCATTCAGATGGCCCACGCCGGCCGGAAAGCTTCCGTTGAACGACCGTGGGATGGGCACGACCCGCTCCAGCCCGACGACGGGGGCTGGGAAGTCGTCGGCCCGAGTGACGACCCGTGGCCGTACGAAGACGACGAGGCCCCACCGACGACGGCGCTCGACCAGGACGGTATCGAGGCTGTCATCGATTCGTTCCGCACCGCCGCCGAGCGTGCACTCGACGCCGGCTTCGAGGTTGCAGAGGTCCACACTGCCCACGGCTATCTCCTGCATCAGTTCCTCTCGCCAGTGACGAACCACCGCGAGGACGACTACGGCGGCGACTTTGAGGGTCGCACGCGGCTGACACGGGAGGTCACTGCTGCCGTCCGGGAGGTCTGGCCCGACGACAAGCCGGTGTTCGTCCGTATCTCGGCGACGGACTGGCTCCCCGACTGCGACGCATGGACTGTCGAGGACTCCGTTCGCCTGTCGGACCGACTCGCCGACATCGGTGCGGACTTCATCGACGTGAGCGGCGGCGGCATCCACCCCGAATCCCGCCCCGACTACGCCGGCCCGAACTACCAACTCCAGTACGCCGAGCAGATTCGAGCGGAAACCGAGTCTGACATCGCCGTCGGCGCTGTCGGCGGCATCACGACGCCCGAACAGGCCGAGGCCATTATCGCTAACGACCGCGCCGATATGGCTATCGTCGGCCGCGAACACCTGCGGGACCCGTACTTCGCGATGACTGCTGCAAAAGAACTCGACGCGACCGACGAAATAGAGGGGCCGCCGCAGTACCGCCGCGCATGGGGCTTCTAA
- a CDS encoding beta-ribofuranosylaminobenzene 5'-phosphate synthase family protein has translation MPTVTTAARLHFGFQNLSLAHERLYGGVGLALDEPRLTVEATRADTVQCDDPATEPYVRRVVDALDVPGAAVSVEERFPRHVGLGSGTQLSLATLIAVVRAYDRTADARTYAPQLGRGGRSGVGVAAFESGGFIVDGGHPTERFTAEPPAEGDWDVPPVLAHHDVPAHWRFVIVVPDTDPGQSGTAEDQSMRQAVERADPGIADEISTLLTRRVLPAIATRDHDDFGQAAARLGRLNGAWYADEQGGVYRPPAGALVDSLASAPVISGAGQSSWGPTVWGLTTADYESEARDAGVLALDAADVDGTVRVVAPRNTGASLTE, from the coding sequence ATGCCGACGGTCACGACCGCTGCGCGACTCCACTTCGGGTTTCAGAACCTCTCGCTCGCCCACGAGCGCCTTTATGGGGGCGTCGGGCTTGCCCTCGACGAGCCGCGGCTGACCGTCGAGGCGACACGGGCCGACACGGTGCAGTGTGATGACCCGGCGACTGAGCCGTACGTTCGGCGCGTCGTTGACGCGCTCGACGTGCCCGGCGCTGCTGTCTCTGTCGAAGAGCGGTTCCCGCGACACGTCGGCCTCGGGAGCGGCACACAGCTCTCGCTGGCGACGCTCATCGCCGTCGTTCGAGCCTACGACCGGACCGCTGACGCACGGACCTACGCGCCGCAACTGGGACGGGGTGGCCGGAGCGGCGTCGGCGTCGCCGCGTTCGAGTCGGGCGGGTTCATCGTCGACGGCGGGCACCCGACGGAGCGGTTCACTGCCGAACCCCCAGCGGAAGGTGACTGGGACGTGCCGCCAGTGCTGGCGCATCACGACGTGCCCGCACACTGGCGTTTTGTTATCGTTGTCCCGGACACCGACCCCGGCCAGAGCGGGACCGCGGAAGACCAGAGTATGCGGCAAGCCGTCGAGCGCGCCGACCCAGGCATTGCCGACGAGATTTCGACGTTACTGACTCGTCGGGTCCTTCCCGCGATTGCGACCAGAGACCACGACGACTTCGGACAGGCCGCGGCGCGGCTGGGCCGACTCAACGGTGCGTGGTACGCCGACGAACAGGGCGGGGTCTATCGCCCGCCCGCCGGCGCACTCGTCGATTCACTGGCGAGCGCCCCGGTCATCTCCGGGGCCGGCCAGAGTTCCTGGGGGCCGACTGTCTGGGGACTGACGACAGCGGACTACGAATCGGAGGCCCGTGACGCGGGTGTGCTGGCACTCGATGCGGCCGATGTCGACGGAACGGTTCGTGTCGTTGCGCCCCGGAACACTGGTGCGTCGCTGACTGAATAG
- the ilvD gene encoding dihydroxy-acid dehydratase, translating into MSNQERQERPEKDPDLRSTEVTEGYEKAPHRAMFRAMGYDDEDLSSPMIGVANPAADITPCNVHLDDVADAAYDGIDDTEGMPIEFGTITISDAISMGTEGMKASLISREIIADSVELVTFGERMDGIVTIGGCDKNMPGMMMAAIRTDLPSVFLYGGSIMPGEHDGREVTIQNVFEGVGAVADGEMSEGELDEMERHACPGAGSCGGMFTANTMASISEALGFAPLGSASPPAEHESRYEEARRAGELAVEVVQERRSPSDFLTRESFENAIALQVAVGGSTNAVLHLLALAAEAGIDLDIETFNEISARTPKIADLQPGGERVMNDLHEVGGVPVVLRALNDAGLLHGDALTVTGNTIAEELEQIDPPTVEDLDVDYLNTVEDPIHERGAIRILSGNLAPDGAVIKITGEDHLHHEGPVRVFEQEEGAMEYVQEGHVESGDVICIRNEGPQGGPGMREMLGVTSAVAGQGHAEDVALFTDGRFSGATRGFSIGHVAPEAFVGGPIAALEDGDTITIDIDDHELSVDLTEDEMEQRLEDYDPEPTYDSGVLAKYHNDFGSAANGAVTNPGAKWK; encoded by the coding sequence ATGAGCAATCAGGAGCGGCAAGAACGTCCGGAAAAAGACCCGGACCTGCGGAGTACCGAGGTAACGGAGGGGTACGAGAAGGCCCCCCACCGCGCGATGTTCCGTGCGATGGGCTACGACGACGAGGATCTCTCCTCGCCGATGATCGGCGTTGCGAACCCCGCTGCCGACATCACGCCGTGTAACGTCCATCTCGACGACGTGGCCGACGCCGCCTACGACGGCATCGACGACACCGAAGGGATGCCAATCGAGTTCGGGACTATCACCATCTCCGACGCCATCTCGATGGGGACCGAGGGGATGAAGGCGTCGCTCATCTCCCGCGAGATAATCGCCGACTCGGTCGAACTCGTCACCTTCGGCGAGCGCATGGACGGCATCGTCACCATCGGCGGCTGTGACAAGAACATGCCCGGGATGATGATGGCCGCCATCCGGACGGACCTGCCAAGCGTCTTCCTCTATGGCGGCTCCATCATGCCCGGCGAGCATGACGGGCGTGAGGTCACTATCCAGAACGTCTTCGAGGGCGTCGGTGCGGTCGCCGACGGGGAGATGAGCGAAGGCGAGCTCGACGAGATGGAACGCCACGCCTGCCCCGGTGCGGGCTCCTGTGGCGGGATGTTCACCGCCAACACGATGGCGTCTATCTCTGAGGCGCTCGGCTTCGCGCCGCTCGGGTCGGCCTCGCCGCCGGCTGAACACGAATCCCGCTACGAGGAGGCTCGCCGGGCCGGCGAACTCGCTGTCGAGGTGGTGCAGGAACGCCGTAGCCCCTCGGACTTCCTCACCCGCGAGTCCTTCGAGAACGCCATCGCTCTGCAGGTCGCAGTCGGCGGTTCGACCAACGCCGTCCTTCACCTGCTCGCGCTCGCGGCGGAGGCCGGCATCGACCTCGACATCGAGACGTTCAACGAAATCAGCGCCCGGACGCCCAAAATCGCCGACCTCCAGCCCGGCGGCGAGCGGGTCATGAACGACCTCCACGAGGTCGGCGGTGTCCCGGTCGTGTTGCGCGCCCTGAACGACGCCGGCCTGCTTCACGGTGACGCGCTCACGGTCACGGGCAACACAATCGCAGAGGAACTCGAACAGATCGACCCGCCAACGGTCGAGGACCTCGATGTGGACTATCTCAACACTGTCGAGGACCCGATTCACGAGCGCGGTGCAATCCGTATCCTCTCGGGCAACCTCGCGCCCGACGGCGCTGTCATCAAGATTACCGGCGAGGACCACCTTCACCACGAGGGGCCGGTCCGCGTGTTCGAACAGGAAGAAGGGGCGATGGAGTACGTGCAGGAAGGCCACGTCGAGTCCGGCGACGTGATCTGTATCCGCAACGAGGGGCCACAGGGCGGCCCCGGGATGCGAGAGATGCTGGGCGTGACCTCGGCCGTCGCCGGCCAGGGCCACGCCGAGGACGTGGCGCTGTTTACCGACGGCCGCTTCTCCGGCGCGACCCGCGGCTTCTCTATCGGCCACGTCGCCCCAGAGGCGTTTGTCGGCGGCCCAATCGCCGCGCTGGAGGACGGTGACACCATCACCATCGACATCGACGACCACGAACTGTCGGTCGACCTCACTGAGGACGAGATGGAACAGCGCCTCGAAGACTACGATCCAGAACCGACGTACGACAGCGGCGTGCTGGCCAAGTATCACAACGACTTCGGCTCCGCAGCCAATGGTGCGGTGACGAACCCCGGCGCGAAGTGGAAGTGA
- a CDS encoding hybrid sensor histidine kinase/response regulator — MSPPTVLLVAAETAAGEQLQAALEQAAIDATVDTAEPECVDTTLLRTAVDCLVVPVTCEGMAGGHLAEAATGLYPDLPVIMYGSEADRGDHIQTVAADDLGSPELAAAVGEALESSETMAARPASRPETILATMFERNSEHLYVKDTDRHYLLLNDSSYAPPELLGRRDEDGLPAGATYLDAARGDDLQVINDGTDILDVHEFSPSMGKHLRTSKVPWYDETDELAGLIGITQDVTDQKEHERLLRQQNERLRKVALLAAHELRNELQVSTGHLSQIEADDEHVDAVERSIDQLSGIVDKVVSLASSDSPTFEPEQQWLSTVVWDVWSSLSLEAASLEVTSDRRLLADAESMRLFVEILLSNAVEHGGADVAIRVGATSSGFFVADDGPGVNVSPPERVFEAGYASEKQNSGFGLYIANRIAKEHGWSLSVGDSENGGARFTVTDVERPD; from the coding sequence ATGTCCCCGCCGACTGTCCTCCTCGTCGCTGCCGAGACTGCTGCCGGAGAGCAGTTACAGGCGGCACTTGAACAGGCAGCAATCGACGCCACCGTCGATACGGCTGAGCCCGAATGCGTCGATACGACACTGCTACGTACTGCGGTGGACTGCCTTGTCGTCCCGGTGACGTGTGAGGGGATGGCGGGCGGACACCTGGCGGAGGCGGCTACCGGCCTCTATCCGGACCTCCCAGTGATCATGTACGGCAGTGAGGCGGACCGCGGAGACCATATTCAGACGGTTGCTGCCGACGATCTGGGCTCGCCGGAGCTGGCAGCCGCAGTCGGCGAGGCACTCGAAAGCAGTGAGACAATGGCTGCACGCCCGGCTTCCCGGCCGGAGACGATCCTCGCCACGATGTTCGAACGGAACTCCGAACACCTGTACGTGAAAGACACTGACAGGCACTATCTGTTGCTCAACGATTCTTCGTACGCACCCCCGGAACTGCTTGGCCGGCGAGACGAAGACGGGCTCCCCGCCGGGGCGACGTATCTGGATGCAGCACGCGGCGACGACTTACAGGTCATCAACGACGGGACCGACATCCTCGATGTCCACGAGTTCTCGCCGTCGATGGGGAAACACCTCCGAACGTCGAAGGTTCCCTGGTACGACGAAACCGACGAGCTGGCCGGCCTTATTGGCATTACGCAGGATGTCACCGACCAGAAGGAACACGAACGCCTTCTCAGACAGCAGAACGAACGCCTCCGGAAGGTGGCGTTGCTGGCCGCACACGAACTCCGAAACGAACTTCAGGTATCGACCGGCCATCTCTCCCAAATCGAGGCCGATGACGAGCACGTCGACGCAGTCGAGCGTTCTATCGACCAACTCTCCGGGATTGTTGATAAAGTCGTCTCGCTGGCCTCGAGCGACTCGCCGACGTTCGAGCCCGAACAACAGTGGCTCTCGACGGTTGTCTGGGACGTATGGAGTTCGCTGTCGCTCGAAGCCGCGTCGCTCGAAGTAACATCTGACAGGCGACTGCTGGCGGACGCGGAGTCGATGCGCCTGTTTGTTGAGATCCTGCTCTCGAACGCCGTCGAACATGGCGGCGCCGACGTTGCGATACGCGTCGGTGCCACGTCGTCTGGGTTCTTCGTCGCGGATGATGGGCCCGGTGTTAATGTCTCGCCACCGGAGCGGGTGTTCGAGGCGGGGTACGCATCAGAGAAACAAAACAGCGGGTTCGGACTCTACATCGCCAACCGGATCGCAAAAGAACACGGGTGGTCGCTGTCGGTCGGTGACAGCGAGAACGGCGGCGCACGGTTTACCGTGACCGACGTGGAACGACCGGATTAA
- a CDS encoding metal-dependent hydrolase, translating into MELTWYGHSTWHVTVDDTELLIDPFFDNPHTDTDPEELDPDYVLLTHGHADHIGDVDRYEGCGLVATPEVVEYCEDNFGEFDAVGGMGMNLGGTVEIGDAFVTMHRADHTNGMETSYGASGGMPGGFIISDTKPTQVSDAESTTFYHAGDTGLMTEMRDVIGPFLEPDAAAVPVGDHFTMGPMQAAVAVDWLDVDHAFPMHYDTFPPIEIETQDFVNEVKGTGSDADVHILDGDETFEL; encoded by the coding sequence ATGGAACTCACATGGTACGGCCATTCGACGTGGCACGTGACAGTTGACGACACTGAGTTGCTCATCGACCCGTTCTTCGATAACCCACACACAGACACCGACCCCGAGGAACTGGACCCGGACTACGTGTTGCTGACCCACGGCCACGCCGACCACATCGGCGACGTGGACCGCTACGAGGGCTGTGGGCTCGTGGCGACGCCGGAAGTCGTGGAGTACTGCGAGGACAACTTCGGCGAGTTCGACGCCGTCGGCGGCATGGGGATGAACCTCGGCGGCACCGTCGAAATCGGCGACGCGTTCGTCACGATGCACCGGGCTGACCACACGAACGGCATGGAAACCAGCTACGGCGCGAGCGGCGGGATGCCGGGCGGGTTCATCATCTCCGATACGAAGCCGACGCAGGTCAGCGACGCGGAGTCGACGACGTTCTACCACGCCGGCGACACCGGTCTCATGACGGAGATGCGCGACGTCATCGGCCCGTTCCTTGAACCGGACGCCGCGGCGGTGCCGGTCGGCGACCACTTCACGATGGGGCCGATGCAGGCCGCCGTCGCCGTCGACTGGCTGGACGTCGACCACGCGTTCCCGATGCACTACGACACGTTCCCGCCCATCGAAATCGAGACGCAAGACTTCGTGAACGAGGTCAAAGGCACCGGAAGCGACGCCGACGTTCACATCCTTGACGGCGACGAGACCTTCGAGCTTTAA
- a CDS encoding ABC transporter substrate-binding protein, translating to MPGNSNDQSGLTRREYVACSGTVIAGGLLSGCTGSSGSDPPNSPDSETTTGTATTTATESKPAETAATDKPYRVTVEPVGEVSFETVPQTWIAENASWADMGVALGLTKPSAVVLTGEYRTWHYEDVPGLSPSKEDMVSLWQDGISKELLLEIDAGVHFIDPNYMVNLIPNWDRSDVEEMHERIGPFCGNTSFSTYSWHEDYPYYSLYEATEKVAAVFQRQDRFRALSSLHEGFLDRLQERLPPEDQRPEIALLSPGSTEPETFYPYRLGDRTAYKHWRDLGVSDALAGSEIQSFTSDRGTIDYELLLEIDPEVLLLYTDTHLPDTAFEDTYRSFLQDHDTASQLTAVQNGAVYPAGGMYQGPIINLSKTERAAKQLFPDEFDEEETLYDRQRIADIRAGDI from the coding sequence ATGCCAGGTAATTCAAATGACCAGTCAGGGCTGACACGGCGCGAATACGTCGCCTGCAGCGGCACAGTCATCGCTGGTGGACTGCTGTCCGGATGCACGGGAAGCAGCGGCTCAGACCCGCCGAATTCACCGGACTCAGAGACTACCACGGGAACGGCCACAACAACAGCAACGGAGTCCAAACCGGCGGAGACGGCGGCCACGGACAAGCCCTACCGCGTCACCGTCGAACCAGTGGGGGAGGTGTCATTCGAGACAGTGCCACAGACGTGGATCGCAGAAAACGCCAGTTGGGCCGATATGGGCGTCGCACTCGGCCTGACCAAACCCAGTGCAGTCGTTCTCACTGGGGAGTACCGCACGTGGCATTACGAGGACGTGCCGGGACTTTCACCGTCGAAAGAGGACATGGTTTCACTCTGGCAGGACGGTATCTCGAAGGAACTGCTACTCGAAATCGACGCCGGTGTTCACTTCATCGACCCCAACTACATGGTGAATCTCATCCCGAACTGGGACCGGTCGGATGTCGAGGAGATGCACGAACGCATCGGCCCGTTCTGTGGGAACACCAGTTTCTCGACGTACTCCTGGCACGAGGACTATCCGTACTACAGCCTGTACGAAGCGACCGAGAAGGTAGCCGCAGTGTTCCAGCGACAGGACCGGTTCCGGGCACTCTCAAGCCTCCACGAAGGGTTCCTCGACCGATTGCAGGAACGGCTCCCCCCGGAGGACCAGCGCCCGGAGATCGCGCTCCTCTCGCCAGGGTCGACCGAGCCGGAGACGTTCTATCCGTACCGGCTCGGGGACCGGACGGCGTACAAGCACTGGCGCGACCTGGGTGTGAGCGACGCGCTTGCCGGAAGCGAGATCCAGAGTTTCACGTCCGACCGAGGGACGATCGATTACGAGCTGCTCCTCGAAATCGATCCGGAGGTGTTGTTGCTGTACACGGACACCCATCTCCCGGATACGGCGTTCGAGGATACGTACCGCTCGTTTCTGCAGGACCACGACACAGCGAGCCAGCTCACTGCCGTGCAGAACGGTGCTGTGTACCCGGCCGGCGGGATGTACCAGGGACCGATTATCAACCTCTCGAAGACAGAGCGCGCCGCAAAACAGCTGTTCCCGGACGAGTTCGACGAGGAAGAGACGCTGTATGACCGCCAGCGAATCGCGGACATTCGCGCCGGCGATATCTAA
- a CDS encoding heavy metal translocating P-type ATPase → MTESGGCSDGGACGGASADGPPTATHSHDGAHVAQLSVPEMDCPSCAGKVESSVRELSGIKAVDPQVATGRLAVEYDETETNVDAIAARVEAAGYTVADDGETLRFSVPEMDCASCAGKVESALGGVDGIRSAETRPTTGTVVVTYDRNTTTEGDLVAAIESAGYEVTETAGEDDMGTGQSDENDSIWTSSRALKTWVSGVFVALGLVFFLEFLLPGANAQVGRVLGTPLYVDDVLFLIAVATGGQEILRGGYYSLKNRNLDIDLLMSIAILGALTASLAFGEALYFEAATLAFLFSIAELLERYSMDRARNSLAELMDLSPDDATVKRDGEEEVLPVDDVQVGDVVVIRPGEKIPMDGEVIDGTSAVNQAPITGESVPVDKTEGDEVYAGTINEEGYLEVQVTAAASDNTLSRIVQMVEDAQSNKTEREQFVERFSAYYTPVVVAFAVLVTLSSPAVFGVTWSTAVVHGLTLLVLACPCAFVISTPVSVVSGITSAAKNGVLIKGGNHLEAMGAVDVVAFDKTGTLTKGELTVTDVLPLHGNTEEEVLQCARGLEQRSEHPIGEAIVAEAGTTGVESADVDDFESITGKGVRADLDGTPHYAGKPGLFEDLGFDLSHVHATTDGGVVTKTAQQLCERNNCLDLLEDAVPELQAEGKTVVIVGTDEEIEGIIAVADEVRPEAKATVSRLRDLGVERTVMLTGDNERTAGAIAREVGVDDYQAELLPDEKVAAIDDLVAEYEDVAMVGDGINDAPALASATVGVAMGAAGTDTALETADIALMSDDISKLPYLYELANDANGVIRQNIWASLAVKAGLVLAVPFGVVPIWAAVLAGDAGMTTAVTGNAMRLSRVRPESGDG, encoded by the coding sequence ATGACAGAGTCCGGCGGTTGTTCGGATGGCGGTGCGTGTGGCGGCGCGAGTGCCGACGGTCCCCCTACAGCAACGCACTCGCACGATGGGGCCCACGTCGCACAGCTGTCCGTCCCGGAGATGGACTGTCCCTCCTGTGCGGGAAAGGTGGAGTCGAGCGTCCGTGAACTGTCTGGCATCAAGGCCGTTGACCCGCAGGTAGCGACGGGTCGACTCGCCGTTGAGTACGACGAGACCGAGACGAACGTGGACGCGATAGCGGCGCGCGTCGAAGCGGCGGGCTACACCGTCGCAGACGACGGCGAGACGCTACGGTTCAGCGTTCCGGAGATGGACTGTGCCTCCTGCGCTGGGAAGGTCGAAAGCGCGCTCGGTGGGGTCGACGGCATCAGAAGCGCCGAAACACGCCCAACCACCGGGACGGTCGTTGTCACGTATGACCGGAACACGACGACGGAAGGAGACCTCGTGGCGGCTATCGAGAGCGCCGGCTACGAGGTCACGGAGACGGCGGGCGAGGACGACATGGGGACCGGACAGTCCGACGAGAACGACTCAATCTGGACCAGCTCACGGGCGCTGAAGACGTGGGTCAGCGGCGTGTTCGTTGCCTTGGGCCTCGTTTTCTTTCTGGAGTTCTTGTTGCCCGGTGCGAACGCGCAGGTCGGACGCGTTCTGGGGACGCCGCTGTACGTCGACGACGTGCTGTTTCTCATCGCGGTAGCGACCGGCGGCCAGGAAATCCTACGTGGCGGCTACTACTCCCTGAAAAATCGGAATCTGGACATCGACCTGCTGATGTCTATCGCTATTCTGGGCGCGCTCACCGCCAGTCTGGCCTTCGGCGAGGCGCTGTACTTCGAGGCCGCGACGCTGGCGTTCCTGTTCAGCATCGCAGAGCTGCTGGAACGCTACTCGATGGACCGTGCGCGGAATTCGCTTGCGGAACTGATGGACCTCTCGCCCGACGACGCGACGGTCAAACGCGACGGGGAAGAGGAGGTCCTGCCTGTCGATGACGTACAGGTCGGCGATGTCGTCGTCATCAGGCCTGGCGAGAAGATTCCGATGGACGGCGAGGTCATCGACGGAACCAGCGCGGTGAATCAGGCCCCGATTACCGGCGAGAGCGTCCCGGTCGACAAGACCGAGGGTGACGAGGTGTACGCCGGGACAATCAACGAGGAGGGGTATCTGGAAGTGCAGGTCACGGCGGCGGCCAGCGACAACACCCTCTCGCGCATCGTCCAGATGGTCGAGGACGCCCAGTCCAACAAGACCGAGCGCGAGCAGTTCGTCGAGCGCTTCTCGGCGTACTACACACCGGTCGTCGTCGCCTTCGCCGTCCTCGTGACGCTTTCGTCCCCCGCTGTATTCGGGGTAACGTGGTCGACCGCCGTCGTCCACGGGCTGACGCTGCTAGTGCTGGCCTGTCCCTGTGCGTTCGTCATCTCGACGCCCGTGTCGGTCGTCTCAGGTATCACCAGCGCCGCGAAGAACGGCGTGCTCATCAAGGGTGGCAACCACCTCGAAGCGATGGGCGCGGTCGACGTGGTCGCATTCGACAAGACGGGGACGCTGACGAAAGGCGAACTGACCGTCACCGACGTGCTTCCGCTGCACGGGAACACCGAAGAGGAGGTCTTGCAGTGTGCCCGCGGGCTCGAACAACGGAGCGAACACCCCATTGGCGAGGCCATCGTCGCGGAGGCGGGAACGACCGGCGTCGAAAGCGCCGACGTCGATGACTTCGAGAGTATCACCGGCAAGGGCGTCCGGGCGGACCTCGACGGGACGCCCCACTACGCCGGGAAGCCGGGGCTGTTCGAGGACCTCGGCTTCGACCTCTCACACGTCCACGCGACCACCGATGGCGGTGTCGTCACAAAAACGGCCCAGCAGCTCTGTGAGCGCAACAACTGTCTGGACTTGCTGGAAGACGCCGTGCCCGAGCTTCAGGCCGAAGGGAAGACGGTCGTCATCGTGGGTACGGACGAAGAGATAGAGGGCATCATCGCCGTCGCCGACGAGGTGCGCCCGGAGGCGAAAGCCACCGTCTCACGGCTCCGGGATCTGGGCGTCGAGCGGACGGTGATGCTTACCGGTGACAACGAACGCACTGCGGGGGCTATCGCCCGAGAGGTCGGCGTCGACGACTACCAGGCCGAACTCCTGCCCGACGAGAAAGTCGCCGCTATCGATGACCTTGTCGCCGAGTACGAAGACGTTGCGATGGTCGGAGACGGTATCAACGACGCGCCGGCGCTGGCGAGCGCGACCGTGGGCGTCGCGATGGGAGCCGCCGGCACGGACACGGCACTGGAAACGGCCGACATCGCCCTGATGAGTGACGACATCTCGAAGCTCCCGTACCTGTACGAACTGGCGAACGACGCGAACGGTGTCATCCGGCAGAATATCTGGGCCAGCCTGGCGGTCAAGGCCGGCCTCGTGCTCGCTGTGCCGTTCGGCGTCGTTCCCATCTGGGCTGCCGTGCTGGCCGGCGATGCCGGCATGACAACGGCCGTGACCGGGAACGCGATGCGGCTTTCACGAGTCCGGCCGGAGAGCGGCGACGGTTAG